In Bufo gargarizans isolate SCDJY-AF-19 chromosome 6, ASM1485885v1, whole genome shotgun sequence, a single genomic region encodes these proteins:
- the TLX1 gene encoding T-cell leukemia homeobox protein 1 isoform X1 — MVQYTPRASASPRRPIRSSTRPASTRHRLSVLSRTDNLSAYGGSMTPMPASSNKLANSRACCWTGVIHRGASQQLFAGPPSWIAIPYSCKKEVIQHPPPPRFAFSFKYSSAAVAIKRAINENWDLLKGDPSLNSFSNQRPLVTFRRCHTLKDKLVKSVYSTPQEETWLRKPRGNHKCGHCSFCTLNTCSKGLEIGGIKHVVRDFINCRTSYVVYVVFCPCKRFYIGKTIRPLFERIREHVGSIRSGRGCPRLIEHIRTSHDAHPHCLSFAGVEHVRPIPRGVDRHRLLLQREARWIMLTGAMGAAGLNERNDISVFL; from the coding sequence ATGGTGCAGTACACACCAAGGGCTTCCgcaagcccacggcgaccaattcgctcctccaccagaccagcttccACCCGCCATCGGTTAAGCGTGCTGTCCCGTACGGACAATTTGTCCGCCTACGGAGGATCAATGACACCGATGCCGGCTTCCTCAAACAAGCTGGCGAACTCAAGAGCATGCTGCTGGACCGGGGTTATCCATCGAGGAGCGTCTCAGCAGCTCTTTGCAGGGCCGCCAAGCTGGATCGCAATTCCCTACTCATGCAAAAAAGAAGTAatacaacaccccccccccccccgttttgcCTTTTCTTTTAAGTACAGCTCTGCTGCTGTAGCAATCAAACGGGCTATCAATGAGAATTGGGATCTATTGAAGGGGGATCCCTCTTTGAATAGCTTCTCCAACCAACGACCCCTAGTTACATTCAGAAGGTGCCATACCCTTAAGGATAAGCTGGTCAAAAGCGTTTATAGCACACCGCAGGAAGAGACATGGCTTAGGAAACCTAGAGGTAATCACAAATGTGGTCATTGTTCCTTCTGTACACTTAATACCTGTAGCAAAGGGTTAGAGATAGGAGGAATTAAGCACGTGGTACGTGATTTCATCAATTGTCGTACATCTTATGTCGTATATGTTGTTTTTTGCCCCTGTAAACGATTCTACATTGGCAAAACCATCCGCCCTTTATTTGAACGGATCCGTGAGCATGTTGGTTCCATACGGTCCGGCAGAGGTTGCCCACGTTTGATTGAGCATATCCGCACCTCCCATGATGCCCACCCACATTGCCTCTCCTTTGCAGGAGTGGAGCATGTCAGACCCATCCCTAGAGGGGTGGACCGGCATCGCCTGCTTCTGCaaagggaggcaaggtggattatgCTCACTGGGGCCATGGGAGCTGCAGGGTTAAACGAGAGGAACGACATCTCAGTGTTCCTATAA